A single Melopsittacus undulatus isolate bMelUnd1 chromosome 11, bMelUnd1.mat.Z, whole genome shotgun sequence DNA region contains:
- the LOC117436829 gene encoding integrator complex subunit 7-like has translation MLSVLSVLSGTIAIKQYFSTAPGTATTTTRSFDLVKLAQECCYHNNRGIAAHGVRILTNISASCQEKDLLPLEQDAGFGLEALLVLCSQDDSPGAQATLKITLTCMVKLVKCRPHLSQSVVESLLTQLHSAQDAARILMCHCLAAIAMQLPVLADGMLGDLMDLYKLIGLSATDKKQELLVRLPSGK, from the exons ATGCTGTCTGTTCTTTCCGTGTTATCGGGGACCATTGCCATTAAACAGTACTTCAGCACTGCTCCAG GAACAGCAACTACAACTACAAGGTCATTTGATTTAGTAAAACTGGCACAGGAGTGCTGTTACCATAATAACCGTGGCATTGCAGCTCATGGTGTGAGAATTCTGACTAATATATCAGCCTCTTGTCAGGAAAAAG atCTTCTGCCTTTGGAGCAAGATGCAGGTTTTGGCTTAGAAGCTCTACTTGTTCTTTGTAGTCAAGATGACAGTCCAGGAGCTCAAGCAACCTTAAAG ATCACGTTAACTTGCATGGTGAAGCTGGTCAAGTGCCGTCCTCACCTGAGCCAGTCAGTAGTTGAATCCCTGCTGACCCAGCTACACAGCGCCCAGGATGCTGCCAGGATTCTCATGTGCCATTGTTTAGCAGCTATTGCCATGCAGCTGCCTGTCCTAGCAGATGGGATGCTAGGAGACCTTATGGACCTCTATAAATTAATTGGACTATCTGCCACAGATAAAAAACAGGAACTCTTGGTAAGACTTCCTTCTGGTAAATAG